Proteins from a genomic interval of Lysobacter stagni:
- a CDS encoding diguanylate cyclase has protein sequence MIGLLVATLASAQTFDVARLDGDPVPAQVLAGSVESDFASVEGQSIHETGSRPRWWRLTARAPISPAEAPHLVLRFPYLNHVEVWRPGDTMPVRRGLVGHDADFSFSTRALVVPLPQGLATGEAIYIRVHTLTPAPMFVDVEPLAQVHRQDLRHVAMRTFVLGTLSVLALLAVGFWIGIGERSYAYLFLTLAAQALYLASVGGEVRGVPWLADLIGADPRVGRMFGLLGVLASNSFVALYLNLNDHHTRLMRALHVCNAALLLLLLANVGSAANVLGVLASAVFLACAVVTFTASAAGALKRQREAYFMVLSWTPMLVLALLRMGELLGGWRNPEWMEYAFPIGLAMGGLVLTIGLTDHMHQMRRDRDHASRLATYDVLTGALTRSAITERLDALVESAQRGRRPLSVVFFDIDHFKKINDEYGHRVGDQTLRIVSLRTRNRLRTYDLFGRYGGDEVLVVLPDTQLREALCVAENLRAAVNCRPLSIDNRLFTATLSLGVAELHHGESVERLLERADAALYASKETGRDRVTGYTASRLRTTAATPAANTANTHSTSTIY, from the coding sequence GTGATCGGCTTGCTCGTGGCGACCTTGGCGTCGGCGCAGACCTTCGATGTCGCCCGCCTCGACGGCGATCCAGTCCCCGCTCAAGTCCTGGCCGGCAGCGTCGAAAGCGACTTCGCCTCGGTCGAAGGGCAGTCCATCCACGAGACCGGCAGCCGCCCCCGCTGGTGGCGCCTCACCGCACGTGCACCGATATCGCCGGCCGAAGCGCCGCACCTGGTGCTGCGTTTCCCCTACCTCAACCATGTCGAAGTCTGGCGTCCCGGCGACACCATGCCGGTGCGACGCGGCCTGGTAGGGCATGACGCGGACTTCAGCTTCTCCACGCGCGCGCTGGTGGTGCCCTTGCCGCAGGGCCTGGCCACGGGCGAAGCCATTTACATTCGCGTACACACGCTCACGCCGGCGCCGATGTTCGTCGATGTCGAGCCGCTCGCGCAGGTGCATCGCCAGGACCTGCGCCACGTCGCGATGCGCACCTTCGTATTGGGCACGCTGTCGGTGCTCGCGCTGCTGGCCGTGGGCTTCTGGATCGGCATCGGCGAGCGCAGCTACGCCTACCTGTTCCTGACGCTGGCGGCGCAGGCGCTGTACCTGGCCAGCGTGGGCGGCGAGGTGCGTGGCGTGCCGTGGCTCGCCGACCTGATCGGTGCCGATCCGCGCGTGGGACGCATGTTCGGGCTGCTGGGCGTGCTGGCCAGCAACAGTTTCGTCGCGCTGTATCTCAACCTCAACGACCACCACACGCGCCTGATGCGCGCACTGCACGTGTGCAACGCCGCGCTGCTGCTGCTGTTGCTGGCCAACGTCGGCAGTGCCGCCAACGTGCTGGGCGTGCTGGCCAGTGCGGTGTTCCTCGCCTGCGCCGTGGTGACCTTCACCGCCAGCGCGGCCGGCGCACTGAAACGCCAGCGCGAGGCGTACTTCATGGTGCTGTCGTGGACGCCCATGCTGGTGCTGGCGCTACTGCGCATGGGCGAACTGCTGGGCGGCTGGCGCAACCCGGAATGGATGGAATATGCATTCCCGATCGGCCTGGCGATGGGCGGACTGGTGCTCACCATCGGCCTCACCGACCACATGCACCAGATGCGCCGCGACCGCGACCATGCCAGCCGTCTGGCGACCTACGACGTGCTTACCGGCGCGTTGACGCGCTCGGCGATCACCGAGCGCCTGGACGCACTGGTGGAGTCCGCGCAGCGCGGGCGCCGGCCGTTGTCGGTGGTGTTCTTCGACATCGATCATTTCAAGAAGATCAACGACGAGTACGGTCACCGCGTCGGCGACCAGACGCTGCGCATCGTCTCGCTGCGCACGCGCAACCGGCTGCGTACCTACGATCTCTTTGGCCGTTACGGCGGCGACGAAGTCCTCGTTGTTCTGCCCGACACGCAACTGCGAGAAGCATTGTGCGTGGCCGAGAACCTGCGCGCCGCGGTGAACTGCCGGCCGCTGTCGATCGACAACCGCCTGTTCACCGCCACCTTGAGCCTGGGCGTGGCCGAACTGCATCACGGTGAGAGTGTCGAGCGACTGCTCGAGCGCGCCGATGCCGCGCTGTACGCGAGCAAGGAAACCGGACGCGACCGCGTCACCGGTTACACCGCCTCGCGCCTGCGGACCACGGCGGCCACTCCGGCGGCCAACACGGCCAACACGCACAGCACCAGCACGATCTACTGA
- a CDS encoding M23 family metallopeptidase, which translates to MRARTLVPSLLAAALSACAATPAASTPPGTNAPAADTRVVFPSSVQQGALVFGKVPAGSTVRYGSRVLHATPYGTVVFGVGRDQAQPVAVDVATADGHSRTIRIAVTPRDWPVENVQGVPPKTVEPPPDIAARIEREQAQVTAARVRDDDRTDFAQPFAWPVRGRISGRFGNQRVYNGIPKAPHSGMDIAAPTGTPVLAPAGGVVTFAAPDLYLTGGTLLIDHGHGVSSNFLHLSRIDVKVGDRIEQGQVIGAVGATGRATGPHLHWGMNWFDVRIDPLLVLERTQ; encoded by the coding sequence ATGCGCGCAAGGACACTTGTGCCGTCGCTGTTGGCGGCGGCGCTGTCGGCATGCGCGGCCACGCCGGCCGCTTCAACGCCACCCGGAACGAATGCTCCCGCCGCCGACACCCGCGTGGTGTTTCCCTCGTCGGTGCAGCAGGGTGCACTGGTGTTCGGCAAGGTGCCGGCCGGCAGCACGGTCCGCTACGGTTCGCGCGTGTTGCACGCGACACCCTATGGCACGGTGGTGTTCGGCGTCGGCCGCGACCAGGCGCAGCCGGTCGCGGTGGACGTGGCCACGGCCGACGGCCACTCCCGCACCATTCGCATCGCGGTGACGCCGCGCGACTGGCCTGTCGAGAACGTCCAGGGCGTGCCGCCGAAAACCGTCGAGCCTCCCCCGGACATCGCGGCACGCATCGAACGCGAGCAGGCGCAGGTGACCGCCGCGCGTGTGCGCGACGACGACCGAACGGACTTCGCCCAGCCCTTCGCCTGGCCGGTGCGCGGCCGTATCAGCGGCCGCTTCGGCAACCAGCGTGTCTACAACGGCATTCCGAAGGCGCCGCACTCGGGAATGGACATCGCCGCGCCGACCGGCACTCCGGTCCTCGCGCCGGCGGGCGGCGTCGTGACTTTCGCCGCGCCCGACCTGTACCTCACGGGCGGCACCTTGCTGATCGACCACGGCCACGGCGTGAGCTCGAACTTCCTGCACCTGTCGCGGATCGACGTGAAGGTGGGCGACCGCATCGAGCAGGGCCAGGTGATCGGCGCGGTCGGCGCGACGGGACGTGCGACCGGGCCGCATCTGCATTGGGGCATGAACTGGTTCGACGTGCGCATCGATCCACTGCTGGTGCTGGAACGAACGCAGTAA
- a CDS encoding dihydroorotase: MPTTLIVNARLVNEGREFDGDLRFTDGRIEAIGSGLSARANETVIDAEGRRLLPGMIDDQVHFREPGMEYKADLATESAAAVAGGLTTFMDMPNTNPPTLDAAALEDKYRRAAGRAWGNFGFYMGASNDNLAAIQALDPHSAPGIKVFMGASTGNMLVDNPEILDGIFRDAPTPIITHCEDTPMIDAQLARYKAQYGDDIPPACHPDIRSREACMKSTQLALSLARKHNSRLHVLHISTADELALFERGPLVRADGSRKRITAETCIHFLRFDRADYERLGNLIKCNPAIKDAGDREALIQALANDVIDVLATDHAPHTLEEKARPYTGAPSGLPLVQYALVAALELVHEGRLTTAQVVQKFAHAPAQLFDVKGRGFLREGYAADLVLIDDTPFTVQREDVLSKCGWSPFEGTTFRSRIASTWVNGELVWDGRQLVGKPQGQRLAFDR; this comes from the coding sequence ATGCCCACGACACTGATCGTCAACGCCCGCCTGGTCAACGAAGGCCGCGAATTCGACGGCGACCTGCGTTTCACCGATGGCCGCATCGAGGCGATCGGCAGCGGGTTGTCCGCGCGAGCGAACGAGACCGTGATCGATGCCGAAGGGCGCCGGCTGCTGCCGGGCATGATCGATGACCAGGTGCACTTCCGCGAACCCGGCATGGAATACAAGGCCGACCTGGCGACCGAATCGGCGGCGGCCGTCGCCGGCGGCCTGACCACGTTCATGGACATGCCCAACACCAACCCGCCCACGCTGGACGCGGCGGCGCTGGAAGACAAGTACCGCCGCGCCGCGGGTCGCGCGTGGGGCAACTTCGGCTTCTACATGGGCGCCAGCAACGACAACCTCGCGGCGATCCAGGCGCTGGACCCACACAGCGCGCCGGGCATCAAGGTCTTCATGGGCGCGTCCACCGGCAACATGCTGGTCGACAACCCGGAGATCCTCGACGGCATTTTCCGCGATGCGCCGACGCCGATCATCACGCATTGCGAAGACACGCCGATGATCGACGCGCAACTGGCCCGCTACAAGGCCCAGTACGGCGACGACATCCCGCCCGCGTGCCATCCGGACATCCGCTCGCGCGAAGCCTGCATGAAATCCACGCAGCTCGCGCTGTCGCTGGCGCGCAAGCACAACTCGCGCCTGCACGTGCTGCACATCAGCACCGCCGACGAGCTGGCGCTGTTCGAGCGCGGCCCGCTGGTGCGCGCCGACGGCAGCCGCAAGCGCATCACCGCCGAGACCTGCATCCATTTCCTGCGTTTCGACCGGGCCGACTACGAACGCCTGGGCAACCTGATCAAGTGCAACCCGGCCATCAAGGACGCCGGCGACCGCGAGGCATTGATCCAGGCGCTGGCCAACGATGTGATCGACGTGCTCGCCACCGACCACGCGCCGCACACGCTCGAAGAGAAGGCGCGCCCCTACACCGGCGCGCCCAGTGGCCTGCCGCTGGTGCAGTACGCGCTGGTCGCCGCGCTGGAGCTCGTCCACGAAGGCCGCCTGACCACCGCGCAGGTCGTGCAGAAGTTCGCGCACGCGCCGGCGCAGCTGTTCGACGTGAAGGGCCGCGGCTTCCTGCGCGAAGGCTACGCCGCCGACCTGGTGCTGATCGACGATACGCCCTTCACCGTGCAGCGCGAGGATGTGCTGTCCAAGTGCGGCTGGTCTCCGTTCGAAGGCACGACGTTCCGTTCGCGCATCGCCTCGACCTGGGTCAATGGCGAACTCGTGTGGGACGGCCGCCAGCTGGTCGGCAAGCCGCAGGGACAGCGACTGGCGTTCGACCGCTGA
- the yidD gene encoding membrane protein insertion efficiency factor YidD: MIDRLLIVALRGYKRWLSPLLGPRCRFHPTCSEYAMQAIARFGAFKGGWLAFRRILRCHPLHPGGLDPVPDAPSGKHSCPRH, encoded by the coding sequence GTGATCGACCGACTGCTCATTGTCGCGCTTCGCGGCTACAAGCGCTGGCTCAGCCCGCTGCTTGGCCCGCGTTGCCGATTCCATCCGACATGCTCGGAATACGCCATGCAGGCCATCGCCCGCTTCGGCGCGTTCAAGGGCGGCTGGCTCGCGTTCCGCCGCATCCTGCGCTGTCATCCCCTGCATCCCGGCGGGCTCGATCCCGTACCCGATGCGCCTTCCGGAAAACACTCATGCCCACGACACTGA
- the dksA gene encoding RNA polymerase-binding protein DksA encodes MAVKKTAKKAAKAIKKTVKPAAKKAASSKPAAKKAPAKKPAAKKAPAKKPVAKKAAPAKPAAKKAVAKKAPVKAPAKPAAASKKVPAKKAAPVKKPVAKQAPAPAKKAAPVKAAPVRSAPPKESKPAAVKPESKPVVKKPAPSAPTPSKAVPVASKPEVAKNPVTQSVSNKAPASKAAAASTPATKTAPRPTGKVAVAVVAKPQAPAPKGKVKVVPYTTDEATGRPIVPKGYKPAVDEEYMNPLQLEYFRQRLLQWRTDLVEESKQTIENLKDEVRDVGDEAERATRETENSLELRTRDRYRKLISKIDSTLKRVDSGDYGYCVDTGEEIGLERLEARLTAERTIDAQERWEHLQKQMGD; translated from the coding sequence GTGGCAGTGAAAAAAACCGCGAAGAAGGCCGCCAAGGCCATCAAGAAGACCGTCAAACCGGCCGCAAAGAAGGCCGCGTCCAGCAAACCCGCAGCGAAGAAGGCACCGGCCAAGAAGCCGGCCGCGAAGAAGGCGCCGGCCAAGAAGCCTGTCGCCAAGAAAGCCGCGCCGGCCAAGCCTGCCGCCAAGAAGGCCGTAGCCAAGAAGGCGCCTGTGAAGGCGCCGGCGAAGCCGGCCGCTGCCAGCAAGAAGGTGCCCGCCAAGAAGGCGGCGCCGGTCAAGAAGCCCGTTGCCAAGCAGGCGCCGGCACCCGCGAAGAAGGCCGCGCCGGTGAAAGCCGCGCCGGTCCGCTCCGCACCCCCCAAGGAAAGCAAGCCTGCGGCCGTTAAGCCGGAGAGCAAGCCCGTCGTCAAGAAACCCGCTCCGAGCGCACCGACCCCGTCCAAGGCGGTACCGGTCGCGAGCAAGCCAGAAGTTGCCAAGAATCCAGTGACACAGTCCGTATCCAACAAGGCGCCTGCATCCAAGGCGGCGGCCGCCAGCACCCCCGCGACCAAGACCGCTCCACGCCCGACCGGCAAGGTGGCCGTGGCCGTCGTTGCCAAGCCGCAGGCACCCGCGCCGAAAGGCAAGGTCAAAGTCGTGCCGTACACCACCGATGAAGCCACCGGGCGCCCCATCGTGCCGAAGGGCTACAAGCCCGCGGTCGATGAGGAGTACATGAACCCGCTCCAGCTCGAGTACTTCCGCCAGCGCCTGCTGCAATGGCGCACGGACCTCGTCGAGGAGTCCAAGCAGACCATCGAGAACCTCAAGGACGAAGTGCGCGATGTCGGCGACGAGGCCGAGCGTGCCACGCGCGAGACCGAGAACTCGCTGGAGCTGCGTACCCGTGACCGCTACCGCAAGCTGATCAGCAAGATCGACAGCACGCTCAAGCGCGTGGACTCGGGCGACTACGGTTACTGCGTCGACACCGGCGAGGAAATCGGCCTGGAGCGCCTGGAGGCGCGCCTTACCGCCGAGCGCACGATCGACGCACAGGAACGCTGGGAGCACCTGCAAAAGCAGATGGGCGACTGA
- a CDS encoding nucleoside deaminase, whose amino-acid sequence MPGSLDFMREALALAHANVAAGGRPFGAVLVLDGEIIARAANRIHDTHDPTAHAELLAIRQAAQRLDSPRLDGCEIYASGHPCPMCLAAMHLCGVSAVYFAYTNEDGEPYGLSTRAVYEEMAKPPSRQSLTVLPLRPQGEDGLYAQWADRRR is encoded by the coding sequence ATGCCTGGATCCCTGGACTTCATGCGGGAGGCACTCGCCCTCGCGCATGCCAACGTCGCCGCGGGCGGCCGGCCGTTCGGTGCCGTTCTGGTGCTGGACGGCGAGATCATTGCCCGCGCGGCCAACCGCATCCACGACACCCACGATCCGACCGCGCACGCGGAACTGCTGGCCATCCGCCAGGCCGCGCAGCGCCTGGACTCGCCGCGCCTGGACGGGTGCGAGATCTACGCCAGCGGGCATCCGTGTCCGATGTGCCTGGCCGCCATGCATCTGTGCGGCGTGTCCGCGGTGTACTTCGCATACACCAACGAGGACGGCGAGCCGTATGGGCTGTCGACCCGCGCGGTCTACGAGGAGATGGCGAAGCCGCCGTCGCGTCAGTCGCTGACGGTGTTGCCGCTGCGGCCGCAGGGCGAGGACGGCCTGTACGCGCAATGGGCCGATCGCCGGCGCTGA
- a CDS encoding MFS transporter, with amino-acid sequence MSEATLDATAPSTDIRALLRNRGFTGLLAYRLLAMLSYQIVAVTVGWHVYELTRDALALGLIGLAEVIPYFCFALFAGYAVDHLPRRKLGMAACVGLLLTTTTLAGVASGVLPTGIGGFGTLVIYAAIAVNGIVRAFLAPVYMSLFARVLKREQFARGAGVSSVVMQTGLVMGPAMGGLIVAWGGKTAAYLVAAAFALAAAIAVISLRVTEPPLPAERAPVFKSIGEGLRFVLNTQVVLGAQALDMFSVLFGGAVALLPAFISEILHAGPEALGLLRACPAVGAVLMGVYLARRPLQRHAGRVLLIAVAGFGLCIIGFALSRHLWMAMVMLMLSGMCDGVSVVLRSTILQLATPDHMRGRVSSINGIFIGSSNELGAFESGLAARLLGLIPSMIFGGSMTLAVVAVTAKLAPKLRRLDLRELHEADPDKQRA; translated from the coding sequence GTGAGCGAGGCGACGCTCGACGCGACCGCTCCATCCACCGACATCCGGGCGCTGCTGAGAAACCGCGGCTTTACCGGGCTGCTCGCCTATCGCCTGCTGGCGATGCTGTCGTACCAGATCGTCGCGGTCACGGTCGGCTGGCACGTCTACGAACTCACGCGCGATGCGCTGGCGCTGGGCCTGATCGGACTGGCCGAGGTCATCCCCTATTTCTGCTTCGCGCTCTTCGCCGGCTACGCGGTCGACCACCTGCCGCGACGCAAGCTGGGCATGGCGGCCTGCGTGGGCCTGCTGCTGACGACGACGACGCTGGCGGGCGTGGCCAGCGGCGTGCTGCCAACCGGCATCGGCGGCTTCGGCACGCTGGTGATCTACGCGGCGATCGCGGTCAACGGCATCGTGCGCGCCTTCCTGGCGCCGGTGTACATGTCGTTGTTCGCGCGGGTGCTCAAGCGCGAGCAGTTCGCGCGCGGGGCCGGCGTGAGCAGTGTGGTGATGCAGACCGGACTGGTGATGGGCCCGGCGATGGGCGGCCTGATCGTGGCCTGGGGCGGAAAGACCGCCGCATATCTGGTCGCGGCGGCCTTCGCACTGGCGGCGGCGATCGCGGTGATCTCGCTGCGCGTGACCGAACCGCCGCTGCCGGCCGAACGTGCGCCCGTCTTCAAGAGCATCGGCGAAGGCCTGCGCTTCGTCCTCAACACCCAGGTGGTACTGGGCGCGCAGGCGCTGGACATGTTCTCCGTGCTGTTCGGCGGTGCCGTCGCGCTGCTGCCGGCCTTCATCAGCGAGATCCTGCACGCCGGCCCCGAGGCGCTGGGCCTGCTGCGCGCCTGCCCCGCCGTCGGCGCGGTGCTGATGGGCGTCTATCTGGCGCGACGCCCGCTGCAGCGCCACGCGGGCCGCGTGCTGCTGATCGCCGTGGCGGGTTTCGGGCTGTGCATCATCGGCTTCGCGCTGTCGCGGCATCTGTGGATGGCGATGGTGATGCTGATGCTGTCGGGCATGTGCGACGGCGTGTCGGTCGTGCTGCGCTCCACCATCCTGCAGTTGGCCACGCCCGATCACATGCGCGGACGCGTGTCGTCCATCAACGGCATCTTCATCGGTTCGTCCAACGAGCTGGGCGCGTTCGAATCGGGCCTGGCCGCGCGACTGCTCGGCCTGATCCCGTCGATGATCTTCGGCGGCAGCATGACGCTGGCCGTGGTCGCCGTGACCGCGAAGCTGGCGCCGAAGCTGCGCCGGCTCGACCTGCGCGAACTGCACGAAGCCGATCCGGACAAACAGCGCGCCTAG
- a CDS encoding SufE family protein — translation MNAIAAPVSPFPTEATTREAQAAIRDEFAFFGDWSERYQYLIDLGRKLPDLPAEWKSEEHRLHGCQSMVWIVAEGDANRLDFHAISDSAIVSGLIYLALRVYSGRSAREIADTDADYIGDIGLARHLSPTRSNGLAALLGFIRERAREQL, via the coding sequence ATGAACGCCATCGCCGCTCCCGTCAGCCCGTTCCCCACCGAAGCCACCACGCGTGAAGCGCAGGCGGCCATCCGTGACGAGTTCGCGTTCTTCGGCGACTGGTCGGAGCGCTACCAGTACCTGATCGACCTCGGCCGCAAGCTGCCGGACCTCCCGGCGGAATGGAAATCCGAGGAACACCGCCTGCACGGCTGCCAGTCGATGGTGTGGATCGTCGCCGAAGGCGACGCCAACCGGCTCGACTTCCACGCCATCAGCGACTCGGCCATCGTCTCGGGCCTGATCTACCTGGCGCTGCGCGTGTATTCGGGCCGCAGCGCACGCGAGATCGCCGACACCGACGCTGACTACATCGGCGACATCGGCCTGGCCCGCCACCTGTCCCCCACCCGCAGCAACGGCCTGGCCGCGCTGCTGGGCTTCATCCGCGAACGCGCGCGCGAGCAGCTGTGA
- the cysS gene encoding cysteine--tRNA ligase, translated as MSLHLFNSLTRRVEPFAPLDPARPTMYLCGPTVYNFIHIGNARGPVVFGVLAEVLRRRYGGLAYARNITDIDDKINNAARDQGVPISDITTRFTAAYREDMAALGVKPQELQPEATAHVPQIIAMIERLIGSGHAYEAQGHVLFAVASFAGYGKLSRRDPEELLAGARIDVAPYKRDPGDFVLWKPSTDDLPGWDSPWGRGRPGWHIECSAMAAAHLGETIDIHAGGVDLQFPHHENEIAQSECAHGGKVFARFWLHNGMLNFGGAKMAKSVGNIQRVHDLIGEYPPEALRYALLSAHYRQPLEWSDGLIDQSVRTLDRLYGTLRDLANIAATAEIPAAIEAMLDDDLNTPQVLAEIARIAAEARKAESAEDRQRLKRELLGAGFALGLLQQDPATWFARGAGNEDDARIQALIDERIAAKKARDFARADAIREQLAAEGILLEDTPQGVRWKRG; from the coding sequence ATGAGCCTGCACCTTTTCAACAGCCTGACGCGACGGGTCGAGCCCTTCGCGCCCCTCGATCCCGCCCGCCCGACCATGTACCTGTGCGGGCCCACGGTCTACAACTTCATCCACATCGGCAACGCCCGTGGGCCGGTCGTGTTCGGGGTGCTGGCCGAGGTGCTGCGCCGCCGCTACGGCGGCCTGGCCTACGCCCGCAACATCACCGACATCGACGACAAGATCAACAACGCCGCCCGCGACCAGGGCGTGCCGATCTCGGACATCACCACCCGCTTCACCGCCGCCTACCGCGAGGACATGGCCGCGCTGGGCGTGAAGCCGCAGGAACTGCAGCCTGAAGCGACCGCCCATGTGCCGCAGATCATCGCGATGATCGAGCGCCTGATCGGTTCCGGCCACGCCTATGAGGCGCAGGGCCACGTGCTGTTCGCGGTCGCCAGCTTCGCCGGATACGGCAAGTTGTCCCGCCGCGATCCCGAGGAACTCCTGGCGGGCGCACGCATCGACGTGGCCCCTTACAAGCGCGATCCGGGCGACTTCGTGCTGTGGAAGCCGTCCACCGACGACCTCCCCGGCTGGGATTCGCCCTGGGGCCGGGGCCGTCCGGGCTGGCATATCGAATGCTCGGCCATGGCCGCCGCGCATCTGGGCGAGACCATCGACATCCACGCCGGTGGCGTCGACCTGCAGTTCCCGCACCACGAGAACGAGATCGCGCAGAGCGAGTGCGCGCACGGCGGCAAGGTCTTCGCGCGCTTCTGGCTGCACAACGGCATGCTGAATTTCGGCGGCGCCAAGATGGCCAAGTCGGTGGGCAACATCCAGCGCGTGCACGACCTGATCGGCGAATACCCGCCCGAGGCCCTGCGCTATGCGCTGCTCTCGGCGCACTATCGCCAGCCGCTGGAATGGTCCGACGGCCTGATCGACCAGAGTGTCCGCACGCTGGACCGCCTGTACGGAACTTTGCGGGATCTGGCGAATATCGCCGCGACGGCTGAGATTCCCGCGGCCATCGAGGCCATGCTCGACGACGACCTCAACACGCCGCAGGTGCTGGCCGAAATCGCCCGCATCGCCGCGGAGGCGCGCAAGGCCGAGTCGGCCGAGGACAGGCAACGCCTCAAGCGCGAGCTACTGGGCGCCGGTTTCGCCCTGGGCCTGCTCCAGCAGGATCCGGCGACATGGTTCGCGCGCGGTGCGGGCAACGAGGACGACGCCCGCATCCAGGCGCTCATCGACGAACGCATTGCCGCCAAGAAGGCACGCGATTTCGCCCGCGCCGATGCCATCCGCGAGCAACTGGCGGCCGAAGGCATCCTGCTGGAGGACACGCCGCAGGGCGTGCGCTGGAAGCGCGGATGA
- a CDS encoding N-acetylornithine carbamoyltransferase: MTHKHFLNTQDWSRADLDALLTQAAQFKRSKLGDQLKGKSIALVFFNPSMRTRTSFELGAFQLGGHAVVLQPGKDAWPIEFNLGTVMDGDTEEHIAEVARVLGRYVDLIGVRAFPKFVDWQYDRQDIVLNSFAKYSPVPVINMETITHPCQELAHILALQEHFGTADLRGKKYVLTWTYHPKPLNTAVANSALTIATRMGMDVTLLCPTQDYLLDERYMGWAEQNVAESGGSFTVSHDIESAYRGADVVYAKSWGALPFFGNWEPEKPIRDQYKHFIVDEAKMALTNHGVFSHCLPLRRNVKATDAVMDSPQCIAIDEAENRLHVQKAIMATLAGR, translated from the coding sequence ATGACCCACAAGCACTTCCTCAACACCCAGGACTGGTCGCGCGCCGACCTCGACGCGCTTCTGACGCAGGCCGCGCAGTTCAAGCGCAGCAAGCTGGGCGACCAGCTCAAGGGCAAGTCGATCGCGCTGGTGTTCTTCAACCCGTCCATGCGCACCCGCACCAGCTTCGAGCTGGGCGCGTTCCAGCTGGGCGGCCATGCTGTGGTGCTGCAGCCCGGCAAGGACGCGTGGCCGATCGAGTTCAACCTGGGCACCGTGATGGACGGCGACACCGAGGAGCACATCGCCGAAGTGGCGCGCGTGCTGGGCCGGTATGTCGACCTGATCGGCGTGCGTGCGTTCCCGAAGTTCGTCGACTGGCAGTACGACCGCCAGGACATCGTGCTCAACAGCTTCGCCAAGTATTCGCCGGTGCCGGTGATCAACATGGAGACCATCACGCACCCGTGCCAGGAGTTGGCGCACATCCTCGCGCTGCAGGAACACTTCGGCACCGCCGACCTGCGCGGCAAGAAGTACGTCCTGACCTGGACCTACCACCCCAAGCCGCTCAACACCGCGGTGGCCAATTCCGCGCTGACCATCGCCACGCGCATGGGCATGGACGTCACGCTGTTGTGCCCGACGCAGGACTACCTTCTGGACGAGCGCTACATGGGCTGGGCGGAGCAGAACGTCGCCGAGAGCGGTGGTTCGTTCACCGTCAGCCACGACATCGAAAGCGCCTACCGCGGTGCGGATGTCGTCTACGCCAAGAGCTGGGGCGCGCTGCCGTTCTTCGGCAACTGGGAACCGGAAAAGCCCATCCGCGACCAGTACAAGCACTTCATCGTCGACGAGGCCAAGATGGCCCTCACCAACCACGGCGTCTTCAGTCACTGCCTGCCGCTGCGCCGCAACGTCAAGGCGACGGACGCGGTGATGGACTCGCCGCAGTGCATCGCCATCGACGAAGCCGAAAACCGCCTGCACGTGCAGAAGGCCATCATGGCCACGCTCGCCGGCCGCTGA